The following proteins are co-located in the Tachysurus vachellii isolate PV-2020 chromosome 19, HZAU_Pvac_v1, whole genome shotgun sequence genome:
- the slc16a7 gene encoding monocarboxylate transporter 2, whose protein sequence is MPPATNADLGYTPPDGGWGWAVVFGSFLSIGFSYAFPKSLTIYFKDIQEYFSISYSEIAWVSSIMLATMYAGGPVSSILVNRYGSRPVVIIGGLMAGVSMIAASFGTTIMHLYLCIGVIGGLGLAFNLQPALTIIGKYFLVKRPIANGLAMAGSPVFLSTLAPLNQFLFDNFGWRGSFFILGAILLNCCVAGALMRPVKIRKKPLQNQNSAGNEAGKENSDSQKVSLRSENQQTKQTGCTSNVNKFIDLSLFKHRGYLIYLVGNVVMFFGFFAPVVFLAPYAKHQGIDEYSAAFLLSIFALVDMVARPATGLVANTKWIRPRIQYFFSFSVAYNGLCHLACPLLPGYKGLVVYAIFFGLAFGMLCALLFEVLMDLVGAQRFSSAVGLATIIECAPVLLGPPISGALVDIFMDYKYMYFACGMMMLVPGLFLFVMNFFNYRWLEQEQNRQKQDDLHIGSAKELAAMEEAIDIEQKIKLSQKEQLMDLASRET, encoded by the exons ATGCCCCCTGCAACAAATGCTGATCTAGGCTACACTCCTCCTGATGGAGGTTGGGGCTGGGCTGTAGTTTTTGGATCGTTCCTGTCCATCGGCTTCTCATACGCCTTCCCCAAATCCCTCACCATTTACTTCAAGGACATCCAGGAGTATTTCTCCATCTCCTACAGTGAGATCGCATGGGTCTCCTCCATCATGCTTGCTACTATGTATGCTGGAg GACCGGTGAGCAGTATACTTGTCAATCGTTATGGGAGCAGGCCAGTGGTCATAATTGGTGGTCTAATGGCTGGGGTCTCCATGATTGCTGCTTCTTTTGGCACAACCATCATGCATCTGTACTTATGCATAGGAGTCATTGGAG GTCTTGGCCTTGCCTTTAACCTGCAACCTGCGCTGACCATTATTGGGAAATACTTTCTTGTGAAACGACCCATAGCAAATGGTTTGGCCATGGCAGGAAGTCCAGTATTTTTGTCTACTCTGGCTCCACTCAACCAGTTTCTGTTTGACAACTTTGGCTGGCGAGGAAGTTTCTTCATCTTGGGAGCCATACTGCTTAACTGTTGTGTGGCAGGAGCACTGATGAGGCCTGTTAAGATAAGAAAGAAGCCATTGCAAAATCAAAACAGTGCTGGAAATGAAGCAGGAAAAGAGAATAGTGATTCTCAGAAGGTTAGCTTAAGAAGTGAAAATCAACAGACAAAGCAGACCGGATGTACATCAAATGTGAACAAATTCATTGACCTGTCACTATTCAAACACCGTGGTTACCTTATATATCTTGTAGGGAATGTTGTGATGTTCTTTGGGTTCTttgctccagttgtgttcttgGCACCCTATGCAAAGCACCAGGGGATTGATGAGTATTCTGCAGCTTTCCTGCTCTCTATTTTTGCCCTGGTAGACATGGTGGCTCGGCCAGCAACTGGTCTAGTGGCCAACACAAAATGGATCCGGCCCAGGATTCAATACTTCTTCAGCTTTTCTGTGGCATATAATGGGTTGTGTCATCTGGCATGCCCCCTGTTGCCTGGGTATAAAGGTTTGGTAGTATATGCCATTTTCTTTGGCCTGGCCTTTGGAATGCTGTGTGCACTGCTTTTTGAGGTACTAATGGATTTGGTGGGAGCACAACGATTCTCCAGTGCAGTTGGACTTGCCACTATTATAGAATGTGCCCCTGTTCTTCTTGGGCCCCCAATTTCTG GTGCTTTGGTGGACATCTTCATGGACTATAAATACATGTACTTTGCATGTGGCATGATGATGCTGGTCCCTGgactttttctctttgttatgaatttttttaactacagatGGTTGGAGCAGGAACAAAACAGGCAGAAGCAGGATGATCTGCACATTGGTTCAGCCAAAGAACTTGCTGCTATGGAAGAGGCAATTGATATTGAGCAAAAAATCAAACTCAGCCAGAAAGAACAATTGATGGACTTAGCTAGCAGGGAAACATAA
- the si:ch211-220i18.4 gene encoding SRSF protein kinase 3, which yields MQSSSQCFHISNKMSHIKRAPYFVEKKNDNTEEEEDPEEYCNGGYHPVLVGDVFNKRYKVLSKLGWGYFATVWLCVDLRSGRYVAVKILKSGFGFSQAGQDELSLLRCASSPTVCHPLRGRIVQLLDEFKIAGVNGIHVCLVLELLGPDLRCWQECFGKPGLSLACVRRIITQVLEGLDYLHTHCKIIHADIKPENILLCLGQQPLAHETHINPENISVKITDLSSSCWVYKHFCEEIQTQQYRSLEVLLGSEYGPPADIWSVACMAFELATGDPLFEPKTGRNFSLEEDHLAHIIELLGTIPASVALSGKYFSKYFSSSGNLQRIPTLRPWGLFEVLIEKYHFLLQEATLFSDLLLRMLDFLPERRMTAAQCLKHPWLKL from the exons ATGCAGAGCAGCAGCCAGTGCTTTCACATATCCAATAAAAT GTCTCATATTAAAAGAGCTCCATACtttgttgagaaaaaaaatgataacacagaagaggaggaggatccCGAAGAATATTGCAATG GAGGCTACCACCCTGTACTTGTGGGCGATGTTTTTAACAAGAGGTATAAGGTTCTGTCCAAGCTGGGTTGGGGCTACTTCGCtactgtgtggctctgtgtggaCCTCAG GTCTGGAAGATATGTAGCAGTGAAGATCCTAAAAAGTGGATTTGGCTTCTCACAGGCTGGCCAAGACGAGTTATCACTACTGCGCTGT GCCAGCAGTCCCACAGTCTGCCACCCACTGAGAGGACGCATTGTGCAGTTGCTGGATGAGTTCAAAATAGCTGGTGTTAATGGCATCC ATGTGTGTCTGGTGCTGGAGTTGCTGGGTCCAGATCTGCGCTGTTGGCAGGAGTGTTTTGGCAAACCTGGCCTCTCACTTGCATGTGTCAGAAGAATAATCACTCAG GTGCTTGAGGGTCTTGActatctgcacacacactgtaagaTCATCCATGCAGATATTAAGCCTGAGAATATTCTGCTTTGTCTTGGGCAGCAGCCTCTGGCACATGAAACACACATAAATCCTG AGAACATTTCAGTGAAAATCACAGACCTGAGCAGCTCCTGCTGGGTG TACAAACACTTCTGTGAGGAAATCCAGACCCAGCAGTATCGTTCTCTAGAAGTTCTGCTAGGTTCTGAATACGGGCCTCCTGCTGATATCTGGAGTGTAGCCTGCATG GCTTTTGAACTTGCCACTGGTGACCCTTTATTTGAGCCCAAAACTGGAAGGAATTTCTCTTTGGAAGAAG acCATCTCGCACATATCATTGAGCTCCTGGGAACAATCCCTGCATCAGTGGCTCTGTctggaaaatatttttcaaagtACTTCAGCAGCAGTG GCAACCTGCAAAGAATTCCTACCCTTCGCCCATGGGGGTTGTTTGAAGTCCTGATAGAGAAATATCACTTCCTTCTTCAAGAGGCAACTCTCTTCTCTGACCTTCTGCTTCGAATGCTGGACTTCCTGCCAGAGCGGAGGATGACAGCAGCTCAGTGCCTCAAACACCCATGGCTTAAATTGTGA